A single genomic interval of Streptomyces sp. BA2 harbors:
- a CDS encoding MaoC family dehydratase, whose amino-acid sequence MRVGDELPELTIPVTRTLIVSGAIASRDYQDVHHDAAAAKEKGSPDIFMNILTTNGLVGRYVTDHFGSAAILHKVAIRLGAPNYPGDTMVLTGSVERVEGDTATVKVVGANGIGKHVTGTVTVTVQRGTVPGAAVPGGASAGGAA is encoded by the coding sequence GTGAGGGTCGGTGACGAGCTGCCGGAGCTCACCATCCCGGTCACCCGGACGCTGATCGTCTCCGGTGCGATCGCCTCGCGGGACTACCAGGACGTGCACCACGACGCGGCGGCGGCCAAGGAGAAGGGCTCCCCTGACATCTTCATGAACATCTTGACCACGAACGGCCTGGTCGGACGGTATGTCACGGACCACTTCGGTTCCGCGGCGATCCTCCACAAGGTGGCGATCCGGCTGGGGGCGCCCAATTACCCCGGGGACACGATGGTGTTGACCGGTTCAGTGGAGCGGGTCGAGGGCGATACGGCCACGGTCAAGGTCGTCGGGGCCAACGGCATCGGCAAGCACGTCACCGGCACGGTCACGGTCACCGTCCAGCGCGGGACGGTCCCGGGCGCGGCGGTCCCGGGCGGGGCGTCGGCAGGGGGTGCGGCATGA
- a CDS encoding acyl-CoA dehydrogenase family protein, translating into MDFTPTEEQAAARDLAGEIFGDLATPERLTAAGTASDAELWKALCAAGLPGAVEEVGLLGLVLLLEEQGRTTAQVPFAASCVFGLLAVAAHGTEEQRGRLLPGLRDGTAVATGAFPARGGVVASGEGAPGGATAAKLTGVVPWVPWLRDATEVLVAVRDPAPRGGHSLWRVRVADAESEPVELTAPWAAGRLVLDGTPGERIGGEGAYEDVLASARTAFAGLQAGVCAGSLARAVAHTNEREQFGRPLAAKQGVQLRAADAHMDTEAMRVTAYEAAWRRDVGLPYGTHALTAAWWASEGGKRVVHAGQHLHGGMGADLDHPVHRHFLWGRQLDAYLGCGSEVLEEMGDLIARSTHEGAA; encoded by the coding sequence ATGGACTTCACACCCACGGAGGAGCAGGCCGCCGCACGGGACCTTGCCGGAGAGATCTTCGGAGACCTGGCTACTCCCGAGCGGCTCACGGCGGCGGGCACAGCATCGGACGCCGAGCTGTGGAAGGCGCTGTGCGCCGCGGGGCTGCCGGGTGCGGTGGAGGAGGTCGGGTTGCTCGGCCTCGTGCTGCTGCTTGAGGAGCAGGGGAGGACGACGGCACAGGTGCCGTTCGCGGCGAGCTGTGTCTTCGGGCTGCTCGCGGTAGCGGCGCATGGCACGGAGGAGCAGCGGGGGCGTCTGCTGCCGGGGCTGCGGGACGGCACGGCGGTCGCGACGGGAGCTTTTCCGGCGCGGGGCGGCGTGGTGGCCTCCGGGGAGGGAGCCCCGGGCGGTGCGACTGCCGCGAAGCTGACCGGGGTCGTGCCATGGGTGCCGTGGCTGCGAGATGCCACGGAGGTCCTGGTGGCGGTGCGCGACCCGGCGCCGCGGGGCGGCCACAGCCTGTGGAGAGTGCGGGTGGCCGACGCGGAATCGGAGCCCGTGGAGCTGACCGCGCCCTGGGCGGCGGGGCGGCTGGTCCTGGACGGGACTCCCGGGGAGCGGATCGGAGGGGAAGGGGCATACGAGGACGTCCTGGCGAGCGCGCGGACGGCCTTCGCCGGACTGCAGGCCGGAGTGTGCGCGGGATCTTTGGCCCGCGCGGTGGCGCACACGAACGAACGGGAGCAGTTCGGCCGGCCTCTCGCGGCCAAGCAAGGGGTTCAACTCCGGGCGGCCGACGCCCATATGGACACCGAGGCGATGCGGGTCACGGCGTACGAGGCGGCCTGGCGGCGCGACGTCGGCCTGCCGTACGGCACGCATGCGCTGACCGCCGCGTGGTGGGCGTCGGAGGGTGGAAAGCGCGTCGTGCACGCGGGCCAGCATCTGCACGGCGGTATGGGAGCCGACCTCGACCATCCCGTGCACCGGCACTTCCTGTGGGGACGGCAGCTGGACGCGTATCTGGGGTGCGGGAGCGAAGTCCTGGAGGAAATGGGCGACTTGATCGCACGGAGCACGCACGAGGGGGCGGCATGA
- a CDS encoding OB-fold domain-containing protein, with product MTDLSYETLKAFEGRAAATSGVGKDPVNEPMIRHWCEAMGDTNSAYAGADPIAPPTMLQAWTMGGLSGHQGRSAAYDELFALLDGAGYTSVVATDCEQEYLRALRPGDEITFDAVIESVSERKTTKLGTGHFVTTRMDIRADGEPAGTHRFRILKYAPAQRKPQGKRPRPVINRDNAGFWEGVARHQLLIQRCGGCQTLRFPWLPGCNACGALVWDTVEASGEGTVYSYVVMHHPPFPAFDPPYAVGLIDLAEGVRMVSNVVGVPSDKVRIGQPVRLEFQQVDKELELPVFRAVESMAGGGV from the coding sequence GTGACCGATCTTTCGTACGAGACGCTGAAGGCGTTCGAGGGGCGGGCGGCCGCCACGTCGGGCGTGGGCAAGGACCCGGTCAACGAGCCGATGATCCGGCACTGGTGCGAGGCCATGGGCGACACGAACTCGGCCTATGCGGGGGCGGACCCGATCGCTCCGCCGACCATGCTCCAGGCCTGGACGATGGGCGGGCTCTCCGGACACCAAGGGCGTTCGGCGGCGTACGACGAGTTGTTCGCGCTCCTGGACGGCGCGGGGTACACCTCGGTCGTGGCCACGGACTGCGAGCAGGAGTATCTGCGGGCGCTGCGGCCGGGGGACGAGATCACCTTCGACGCGGTCATCGAGTCGGTGTCGGAGCGCAAGACGACCAAGCTGGGCACGGGCCATTTCGTCACGACCCGGATGGACATCAGAGCGGACGGCGAGCCCGCGGGGACCCACCGCTTCCGAATCCTGAAGTACGCACCCGCGCAGCGAAAACCCCAGGGCAAGCGGCCCCGCCCGGTGATCAATCGGGACAACGCGGGATTCTGGGAAGGCGTGGCCCGCCACCAGCTCCTGATCCAGCGCTGCGGCGGCTGCCAGACGCTGCGCTTCCCCTGGCTGCCCGGCTGCAATGCATGCGGTGCGCTCGTGTGGGACACGGTCGAGGCGAGCGGCGAGGGCACGGTCTACTCGTACGTCGTCATGCACCACCCGCCCTTCCCCGCCTTCGATCCCCCGTACGCCGTCGGGCTCATCGACCTGGCGGAGGGCGTGCGCATGGTCAGCAATGTGGTGGGCGTGCCCAGCGACAAGGTGCGGATCGGGCAGCCGGTGCGGCTCGAATTCCAGCAGGTGGACAAGGAGTTGGAGCTCCCGGTGTTCCGGGCCGTCGAGAGCATGGCGGGGGGCGGGGTCTGA
- a CDS encoding acyl-CoA dehydrogenase family protein translates to MHLAPTERQQQLRAELRAYFRDLMPAGPPEGGDLEGQRRLLRRIGADGMLGLGWPVEYGGQGRGPDEQFVFFDEAYRAGAPVSMVTLNTVGPTLMKYGTEEQKATFLPRILSGDLVFAIGYSEPSAGTDLASLRTRAVREGEGSGRPAGSAGPEGSEGSAGSDGTWVIDGQKIFTSNAQNADWIWLACRTDPEAPKHQGISIILVPTDAPGFSWTPIETVGGLTTTATYYDGIRVPATNLVGEENGGWGLITNQLNHERVALAAIGMQAEDFYAAALAFARTPDPVTGERRIDAPWVRSRLAEAQARLSATRLLNWRLVGDVGAGALAPGDASGVKFVGTESAVEVYRICQEVTGEAGLVRAGSSGSLTLGTAGEGELERMNRAAQINTFGGGVSEVQREIVATMRLGMRRGRR, encoded by the coding sequence GTGCACCTCGCCCCCACCGAGCGCCAACAGCAGCTGCGCGCCGAACTGCGTGCCTACTTCCGCGATCTGATGCCGGCAGGTCCGCCCGAAGGGGGCGACCTGGAGGGGCAGCGCCGGCTGCTGCGGCGCATCGGGGCAGACGGCATGCTGGGCCTCGGCTGGCCGGTCGAGTACGGCGGGCAGGGGCGCGGGCCCGACGAACAGTTCGTCTTCTTCGACGAGGCCTACCGCGCGGGCGCGCCCGTATCGATGGTCACCCTGAACACCGTCGGGCCGACCCTCATGAAGTACGGCACCGAGGAGCAGAAGGCCACCTTCCTTCCGCGCATCCTCAGCGGTGACCTCGTCTTCGCGATCGGCTACAGCGAGCCGTCGGCGGGGACGGACCTGGCCTCGCTGCGGACGCGGGCGGTGCGCGAGGGCGAGGGGTCAGGGAGGCCCGCGGGGTCTGCGGGGCCCGAGGGGTCTGAGGGGTCTGCGGGGTCCGATGGCACGTGGGTCATCGACGGGCAGAAGATCTTCACGTCGAACGCCCAGAACGCCGACTGGATCTGGCTGGCCTGCCGCACCGACCCCGAAGCCCCCAAGCACCAGGGCATCTCGATCATCCTCGTGCCGACCGACGCGCCCGGCTTCTCGTGGACGCCGATCGAGACGGTGGGCGGTCTGACGACGACGGCGACGTACTACGACGGAATCCGCGTGCCCGCCACGAACCTCGTCGGTGAGGAGAACGGCGGCTGGGGGCTCATCACCAACCAGCTCAACCACGAGCGGGTGGCGCTCGCCGCGATCGGCATGCAGGCCGAGGATTTCTACGCCGCTGCCCTCGCCTTCGCCCGTACGCCCGATCCGGTGACGGGCGAGCGCCGGATTGACGCTCCGTGGGTCCGGTCCAGGCTGGCCGAAGCACAGGCGCGGCTGTCGGCAACGCGCCTGCTCAACTGGCGTTTGGTGGGGGATGTCGGGGCGGGTGCGCTGGCGCCGGGAGACGCGAGCGGCGTGAAGTTCGTGGGAACCGAATCGGCGGTGGAGGTGTACCGAATATGTCAGGAAGTCACGGGCGAGGCGGGCCTGGTCCGGGCCGGTTCATCCGGGTCCCTGACGCTCGGCACGGCCGGTGAGGGGGAGTTGGAGCGGATGAACAGGGCGGCACAGATCAATACGTTCGGGGGCGGGGTGAGCGAGGTGCAGCGGGAGATCGTGGCGACGATGCGCCTCGGGATGCGGAGGGGACGGCGGTGA
- a CDS encoding bifunctional DNA primase/polymerase produces MATIDRHATALALAHALSAAERGLAVIPLSRTKLPALRSPHHEQPEPAPCHGECGRPGHGVYDASTDPWRIRELFTAAPWATGYGIACGLAPHHLIGIDLDTKSGTDAPAALRELALRHLFTIPATVVVATPSGGRHIWLAGPPDAVVPNSAGRLAPGIDIRGAGGYLVGPGSRTEHGVYSAVAGTAHLPPANCPPALLRLLTPPPRAHHPTLPQMPAPVQRGQGLVQFVLAAHEGQRNTRLFWAACRAYENGIGEPLADELVAAALRVGLTQHEARSTIASAARLTGHA; encoded by the coding sequence ATGGCCACCATCGACCGCCATGCCACAGCACTCGCACTCGCCCACGCCCTGTCCGCCGCCGAGCGCGGCCTCGCGGTGATCCCGCTCTCCCGGACCAAGCTGCCTGCGCTCCGCTCCCCCCACCACGAGCAGCCCGAACCGGCCCCCTGTCACGGCGAATGCGGCCGCCCCGGACACGGCGTGTACGACGCGTCGACCGATCCGTGGCGCATCCGCGAGCTCTTCACCGCCGCCCCCTGGGCCACCGGCTACGGCATCGCGTGCGGGTTGGCCCCGCACCATCTGATCGGCATCGACCTGGACACCAAGTCCGGTACGGACGCTCCGGCAGCCCTGCGGGAACTGGCGCTGCGCCACCTCTTCACGATCCCGGCCACGGTCGTCGTGGCGACCCCGAGCGGTGGCCGCCACATCTGGCTCGCGGGCCCTCCCGACGCCGTCGTCCCCAACTCCGCGGGGCGTCTGGCCCCCGGCATCGACATCAGGGGCGCCGGCGGCTACCTCGTCGGCCCCGGCTCGCGCACCGAGCACGGCGTCTACAGCGCCGTGGCCGGCACCGCACATCTCCCTCCGGCGAACTGTCCGCCAGCGCTGCTGCGCCTGCTCACGCCCCCGCCCCGCGCCCACCACCCCACGCTCCCGCAGATGCCGGCCCCGGTCCAACGGGGCCAGGGCCTGGTCCAGTTCGTGCTCGCCGCGCATGAGGGGCAGCGCAACACCCGCCTGTTCTGGGCCGCCTGCCGCGCCTACGAGAACGGCATCGGCGAGCCCCTGGCCGACGAACTCGTCGCTGCCGCGCTCCGGGTCGGCCTCACGCAACACGAGGCCCGCTCGACGATCGCGTCGGCGGCACGGCTGACGGGACACGCGTGA